Below is a genomic region from Ketobacter sp. MCCC 1A13808.
TGATCTTCCTTAAGCAAACGTAAACTGTTTTTCAGCTCTCGATTGGTTTCTTCCAACTGTTCCCGGTAACGTTTATTCTGCAAAATCAACTCATATTCTTCGAGCGCGCGTTTGACTGCGTGAAGCAAAACTTCGGGATCGGAAACAGGATCAACCAGAAAGTCGGTAGCACCCAATCGCAATGCTTTTACCACTTCCTCCATTCCGCCTGCACCGGAAATCATAATCACCTGAGTATCAGTATCCCCGGCTTTGATATCCCGCAGTAATTCCAGCCCATCTACATCCGGCGCTGATGCACCACAGATGACCACTTCAGGCTGCTTTTGTTGCCAGTACGACCGCCCTTCTTCTACGTCTCCGGTAACATGAACGTCATAGCCATGATCACGTAAGCACCCTGCCACATGAGACTGTAGCACTTCGCACTGATCAATAAGCAAAATGGAATGATCGGATTTGTCGGTGTCCGTGGACTTCATATAGGAAATAATCAACCCTGATAAAACCCTGCCCAAACAAAGTGGCAAGATTAAAAATTACTCTCAATGAGTGGGTTTTGCAACCGACTCCAGGCACTAATACCTTTTTACCACAGCTAAATCATTTTGCAGCCTAAAACCATAGCGATATTCAATTGCTCTGATATACTGATTTTGACTTGCGCGATCTTAGTGCCATCGAACTTCAGAATAATAAATCCGAATTAGCGAGAGAGGACACATGGCTTTGTCAGAAAGATCCTACGAAGAAAAACGCGGTTTTATCCGTATGAAGGTAGACACGATGGTCACCTTCACAAAGCTAAATGGCAAAGAGCGATACGAAGGTCGCTGCAGAAATCTGAGTGGTGCCGGCATGCTACTTGAGACTGAGAAAAAGCTGATGATGGGCGACAGGCTTAAGGTAACCATTCCTTCGGAAGGTCCCGATTTCACGCCACTGGATGCCGTGGTTGAAGTTGTACGCGTGACACCGTTACCGAATTTGCATTTCTTCCGGTTGGGCGTCGTCATCAAGCAGATTTGCGATTAACCCGTTTGAAAAGAGCGAAGCATGCTGAATGCTTCGCTCTTTTCTTCGTACCGCAAAGGCTATTCGACGGCCCTAAGCGCCACCTGTTTTTCAGGGGCGATCTTCGTGACAATGCTTTCGAATGCTTTCAAATCTTCTGCAAATGCGGCTTGTGCGTCGAACACGAATTGTCTTACTTCTTCAGACACTTTAGGATCCGGCAACACCCGGTCATTAACGATGCCCATGCCGATTCGCATAAAAAAGTTATCCAGGCCTTCAAATGCCGACTTCAAAATCAGCTGGGATGACTGGCCCGGCGGCGATTGTTGAAACTGAACCCCCAGCAAAAAACCTTTACCCTCGTTCCCGTGACAAACCACACCGATGAACTCCTGAATAATTTCGGCAAGGCTTTTCGGCATAACCACATCAATCATCGCTGTCGGCATGAAACCCAGCGCTTTGCCCTGAACCCGGATATCCGGCACATCAGAAAGCTGCCCCACTAACTTAAAGCCATCTTTCTTCGAAAGAAATTGCACTTTCGCCCTGGCATTGTCGATATGGGTGACGACACCCAGGATAGACATCGTACTGTTCATATGAGCAGTCAAGTTCCAGGGTTTGTCATCAGCAATGGGATTTGCATCCAGCATCACCTCACCGCCTTTGACCGGAACAATCTTACCGTCTGCCACAAAAGCCTGAAAATTACCGCGCAACTTCTTACTGTCTAATTCAGCCGTCAACAGCTCCCCTCTTTCGTCGGTGAGACGAAAAGTTCCATTGAACAAGCGATCCATGCTCAACAGGTGCTTACCTATATGGGGATAGCTTTTCTTCATCTTCTCGGGATCTATCACAAATGAGGCTTTTAACTGACGATAGGGTTTATCGAGGTTGTGATAGACAACATCTTCTATTCTGCCGACTTTGGATAGTAGTTCCCACATTGCCGGAAAGGATGCCCATAGCGGAGCAATGATATCCACATCCTCAACGCCCAGATCAGGATTCATGGACAGCGCTTTATCACGATACTGCTGCGCCACAAATTGCTGGCCCTCACTCTGAAATTCAGGAGCGCCATTTACCATCACCTTTAAAGCTTCAACTGTAGCCATCTGCATCGCCGGCCACTGAATTTCACCTACACCCAGTTGCATTTCGTTTTGTAGGAGGTAATGATCACCCAAACTGCCCTTTATTTTTTTTGCCTGAACCCGGACCGACATGTCTCCCAGATTTGCTGTCTCACCCGTGGGATTGAGTCCGATGGCAGCAGCATCCGGGCCGACTTGGTACTGATTGCCTTTTCTGGCACCGTACACACGCAACTGGCGCCACTCCCCATCCGCCTCCGGTAACTGCTTATAAAAATCACCGAGGTTAAAGCTTTCCAGATTGCCCCACATGTCATCGATGAACGTTTGTGTCTGCGGATGGAATTCCAGACCGTTAAAGACTGTGTTCTGAAAGTCAGCCAGCTCCTTCATGCGTACCAATGCAAGCGCGCGGTCGCCGTTCCCGGCCAGCTCTACCTGAGCTTTCCAGCCACGATCAACCACTTCGGGCGGCGCTGCCCACGCGACCGTCACCACGAGTCCGATGATTGCGAAGGAGAATAGCTTGATGGCTAAATTCATAGAGATTCCCTTACTGTATTTATTATTGTGGGGAAGAAAAAGTGTACCGAAACCCTTCACAGGACAGAAGTAATCGCATCACCCAAGACGATTGCCCGGATGCAGCAGATAATGAGCAAACGCACCTCGCCAGGATAAGGGTTACCGGTCAGAACGTCTCATCCTCATTGCTATCTGCAGGGTCGTCTTCAAAATCATCAAACAGGAGATCGTCTTCCAGGAAATCGTCGGCTAAAGCCCCGTCGCTCACCAGAAAATCCCGACGCTGCAAGTACGCATCGCGGAAAAAAGTATACCGATCGCCCGCTACCAGCTTTTCTATATCGAGCAAACTTGCGCGTAAGTCCAATACATCCAGCGCAGTAATACTATATCCGGTAAGATCGTGATGGACAGCGCGATACGGCGACACATAATAATCCGGAACCATGCCGGACGTATCACGCACTGTATTAGGGCCGAATAACGGTAACACCAGATAAGGTCCGGACGGAACTCCCCAATACCCCAGCGTTTGGCCAAAGTCTTCATCATGCTTTTCCAGGCCGATACGCGAGCCAATATCGATGAACCCGAACAACCCCACCGTGGAATTCACCAAGAAACGGGTAGTATCCAGCCCTGCCTGTTTCAACTTAAGCTGCAATACACTGTTCGCTATGGTTTTTATTTCGCCCAGATTACTGAAAAAATTGGAGACCCCGTTTTGAAGCGGGTTAGGCATAATACGATCGTAGCCAGTGGCAGCCGGACGAAGGACATAAAAATCGAGGGTGTCATTGAAGGTAAAAACGGCCCGGTTATAGCCTTCCCACGGATCGCGGTCTTCCAGGCTCGCCGCCCAGACAGAACCACCGGCCACACTACAGAAGAACCACCCCAGAACCAATAAGCCTTTGTTTATTAAGCTCATTCTATAAACCCAACCTGACATGACAATTACGGATTCTAACCATTACTTATGTGAAGTGCAAAATCAAGATCTTAATCATCAGACCCCGCGCGAAACCGGTTACCAATCCAGTAGTCCAGGCTCACGAAGCGCCCCGCGCCGGTGAAAAACAAGCTCATCAGCATTATGAAGTAGGTAACCGAAAACTCGATACCATTATTCAAAACAACAAATGCCCCCTTTTCAGTCAACCAGTCATAATTACCATGCTCCCCGAGAATACCGCGAGCCGCTTCCAGCCTGTTAGACACTTCCATGCTGTTTTGCAGACTTTGCTCCGCGCCGGGAAAGCCGATCACCGCAAACACATTCGCAATACTGGAATCCGCATCGGAAGGTGCAATCGCAAACCAGCCATTATCCCAATGGGCAGACACAGCCGCCACCAGCATGGTAATCATTAACGGGATTACCGCCCACCGCACGGCAACTCCCGCCAGTAGCGCAAGCCCCCCGAGCAGCTCTGCAGACGTTGCCAGAAATGCCATTAGTTCGGGCATCGGTAATTCCAGCGAATAACGG
It encodes:
- a CDS encoding VacJ family lipoprotein, which codes for MSLINKGLLVLGWFFCSVAGGSVWAASLEDRDPWEGYNRAVFTFNDTLDFYVLRPAATGYDRIMPNPLQNGVSNFFSNLGEIKTIANSVLQLKLKQAGLDTTRFLVNSTVGLFGFIDIGSRIGLEKHDEDFGQTLGYWGVPSGPYLVLPLFGPNTVRDTSGMVPDYYVSPYRAVHHDLTGYSITALDVLDLRASLLDIEKLVAGDRYTFFRDAYLQRRDFLVSDGALADDFLEDDLLFDDFEDDPADSNEDETF
- a CDS encoding PilZ domain-containing protein, with the protein product MSERSYEEKRGFIRMKVDTMVTFTKLNGKERYEGRCRNLSGAGMLLETEKKLMMGDRLKVTIPSEGPDFTPLDAVVEVVRVTPLPNLHFFRLGVVIKQICD
- a CDS encoding DoxX family protein, with the protein product MSRAVNWINKAQDGLQHFNVFDFLAPLAFRLYLAPIFIAVGWHKLNHFSDIVDWFRYSLELPMPELMAFLATSAELLGGLALLAGVAVRWAVIPLMITMLVAAVSAHWDNGWFAIAPSDADSSIANVFAVIGFPGAEQSLQNSMEVSNRLEAARGILGEHGNYDWLTEKGAFVVLNNGIEFSVTYFIMLMSLFFTGAGRFVSLDYWIGNRFRAGSDD